In the Coriobacteriia bacterium genome, one interval contains:
- a CDS encoding oxidoreductase, producing MRNGLLIDYEFCTGCQSCEVACQKEHGFEAGTWGIRVLDEGPWEVDAKTMNWNKIPTPTTLCDLCAERVQKGKLPSCVHHCLAAVMKFGPIDELVKEMDKKPNQVMFVPGPYICK from the coding sequence ATGAGAAACGGACTGCTGATTGACTACGAGTTCTGCACGGGCTGCCAGTCCTGCGAGGTCGCGTGCCAGAAGGAGCATGGGTTCGAGGCTGGCACCTGGGGTATTCGCGTCCTTGACGAGGGCCCCTGGGAGGTCGATGCGAAGACCATGAACTGGAACAAGATTCCCACGCCCACGACGTTGTGCGACCTGTGTGCCGAGCGCGTGCAGAAGGGCAAGCTCCCGAGCTGCGTGCATCACTGCCTTGCGGCTGTCATGAAGTTCGGCCCAATCGACGAGTTGGTGAAGGAGATGGACAAGAAACCCAATCAGGTTATGTTCGTCCCCGGACCGTATATCTGCAAATAG
- a CDS encoding dehydrogenase translates to MSKKQRGREGNVTTTAKIDSGIEDFKNDLGKPWRYEEDGYTVTRACAWSAPGCHPVGCGVKLYVNKDGILEKVEGDENQPITQGRLCMRCLTLTDFTYHPDRVIYPMKRAKEDRGKDKWERITWDEAYDIIEENIQGLKEKYGPESIVVFGGTGREGGPMCGPYGAAMIGTPNACYTQSGYACYIPRVAAGTYVAGVTYPEMDYAGGLPGRYDDPMYKIPEVMITWGKEPLPSNGDGFFGHAVIDVMKRGSKLISIDPRSNWLSTRAVYHLQLRPGTDTALGMAMLNIIISEDLYDHDFVDKYCYGFEQLAERVKTMTPEKAAEICDLDVDDIYGATRMYACADNAAILWGLATDQKANGTQSGHTIIALEAITGNLDIPGGQLLGDVSDSLGDLGFGWKELGPELQNKIIGLYEYPAYVGMVLNSHADLTLEAMETGEPYEIHGGFIASTNLLAGTCAAQPKRWHDAMVKLDFVFAADCWITPTVQCCADVILPLATYAERQSMVGTHYGASPNMLGAVVDAVKVGETKGDLEIQYELGCRLNPGTYERFKDFEDFRAEFRLGNLGMSYEELREKVVVQRNVSYKKYETGKLRPDGKPGFNTPTGRVELYSTMYKQFNEDPLPYYEEPQRSPVSTPELMEEYPFVLTTGARTYAYFHSEGKQIPLLREINPDPLLEINPKDAEKLGIIDGEWVNVENEFGKCELKAKVTPIVKEGVVHAQHGWWFPEEDGEEPHLFGVWRCNINELVPHKFVGKLGFGAPFKCLLCKVEKLNK, encoded by the coding sequence ATGTCAAAGAAACAGAGAGGAAGGGAAGGAAACGTGACCACGACAGCAAAAATCGATAGCGGTATCGAAGACTTCAAAAACGACCTGGGCAAGCCCTGGCGTTACGAGGAGGACGGCTATACCGTCACGCGCGCCTGCGCCTGGTCGGCGCCGGGCTGCCATCCGGTTGGATGCGGCGTTAAGCTCTACGTGAACAAGGACGGCATCCTCGAAAAGGTCGAGGGCGACGAGAACCAGCCCATCACACAGGGGCGCCTCTGCATGCGCTGCCTGACCCTCACCGACTTCACCTATCATCCGGACCGCGTCATCTACCCGATGAAACGCGCCAAGGAGGATCGCGGCAAGGACAAGTGGGAGCGCATCACCTGGGACGAGGCCTACGACATCATCGAGGAGAACATCCAGGGTCTCAAGGAGAAGTACGGCCCCGAGTCCATCGTCGTCTTCGGTGGCACCGGTCGCGAGGGCGGCCCAATGTGCGGCCCTTACGGCGCGGCCATGATCGGTACGCCCAATGCCTGCTACACGCAGTCCGGTTACGCCTGCTACATCCCGCGCGTTGCCGCTGGCACCTATGTTGCTGGCGTGACCTACCCCGAGATGGACTACGCCGGCGGCTTGCCCGGACGCTATGACGATCCGATGTACAAGATTCCCGAGGTCATGATCACTTGGGGCAAGGAGCCGCTTCCCTCCAACGGCGACGGTTTCTTCGGCCACGCCGTCATCGACGTCATGAAGCGCGGCAGCAAGCTCATCTCGATCGATCCGCGCTCCAATTGGCTCTCCACGCGTGCGGTCTATCACCTGCAGCTGCGCCCTGGTACCGACACGGCTCTTGGCATGGCGATGCTCAACATCATCATCTCCGAGGACCTCTACGATCACGACTTCGTCGACAAATACTGCTACGGCTTCGAGCAGCTCGCCGAGCGCGTGAAGACCATGACTCCCGAGAAGGCGGCCGAGATCTGCGACCTCGACGTTGACGACATCTACGGTGCAACCCGCATGTACGCCTGCGCCGACAATGCCGCAATCCTGTGGGGACTTGCCACCGACCAGAAGGCCAACGGCACTCAGTCAGGTCACACGATCATCGCACTCGAGGCCATCACCGGCAATCTCGACATTCCCGGTGGCCAGCTGCTCGGTGATGTGAGCGACTCGCTCGGCGACCTCGGCTTCGGTTGGAAGGAGCTCGGTCCGGAGCTGCAGAACAAGATCATCGGCCTGTACGAGTATCCTGCCTATGTCGGCATGGTTCTCAACTCGCACGCCGACCTCACGCTCGAGGCCATGGAGACGGGCGAGCCCTACGAGATCCACGGCGGCTTCATCGCGTCGACCAACCTGCTTGCCGGCACCTGCGCCGCCCAGCCCAAGCGCTGGCATGACGCCATGGTCAAGCTCGACTTCGTCTTCGCGGCCGATTGCTGGATCACCCCGACCGTCCAGTGCTGTGCCGACGTCATCCTGCCGCTCGCGACCTACGCCGAGCGCCAGTCCATGGTCGGCACGCACTACGGCGCATCGCCCAACATGCTCGGTGCCGTCGTCGACGCCGTCAAGGTTGGCGAGACCAAGGGTGACCTTGAGATCCAGTACGAGCTTGGCTGCCGCCTCAACCCCGGCACCTACGAGCGATTCAAGGATTTCGAGGATTTCCGTGCCGAGTTCCGCCTCGGTAACCTCGGCATGAGCTACGAGGAACTGCGCGAGAAGGTCGTCGTCCAGCGCAACGTGAGCTACAAGAAGTACGAGACGGGCAAGCTGCGTCCCGACGGCAAGCCCGGCTTCAACACGCCGACCGGTCGCGTCGAGCTCTACTCGACCATGTACAAGCAGTTCAACGAGGATCCGCTGCCATACTACGAGGAGCCGCAGCGCTCTCCGGTGTCGACGCCCGAGCTCATGGAGGAGTATCCCTTCGTGCTCACGACCGGCGCCCGCACCTACGCGTACTTCCATTCCGAGGGAAAGCAGATTCCGCTGCTGCGCGAGATCAATCCCGATCCGTTGCTCGAGATCAATCCCAAGGATGCGGAGAAGCTCGGCATCATCGATGGCGAGTGGGTCAACGTCGAGAACGAGTTCGGCAAATGCGAGCTCAAGGCCAAGGTCACGCCCATCGTGAAGGAAGGCGTCGTGCATGCTCAGCACGGTTGGTGGTTCCCCGAAGAGGACGGAGAGGAGCCGCATCTGTTCGGCGTGTGGCGCTGCAATATCAACGAGCTCGTACCGCATAAGTTCGTGGGCAAGCTCGGTTTTGGCGCGCCGTTCAAGTGCCTGCTCTGCAAAGTCGAGAAGCTGAACAAATAG
- a CDS encoding dehydrogenase, protein MKLFKGQGTADLGKPWRFEEDGLTVTRGCAWSPPGCHPVGCGIKTYVNSNGELVRIEGDENHPVTGGRLCVRCLTMRDYVYNPDRVLYPMKRAREDRGKNKWERITWDEAFDTIAEKVAYYKENYGAESILMQGGTGREGGPMLPAYAQAALGTPNASQPLSGYSCYIPRVAGTTYVTGVAYPEMDYAGGLPGRYDDPAFTLPKLIVFWGKDPLPTNGDGLFGHAAIDMMRRGSKLMSIDPRVNWVSTRADWHLRLRPGTDAALGMAMLNVIISEDLYDHDFVEKWCYGFEQLAERVKEMPVERAAEITGVDAGLIAEAARVYAAAKPAQIAWGLAIDMKSNGMQAGHCILALEAITGNIDVPGGQLVGDVNDGLELGFGWNELGLELQGKILGLKRYPAMVSFVLNAHCDMVLDTLETGEPYQFKMAGFEDCNGLAGTDCAQPQRWHDAYQNLEWCFGIDVWLTPTIQATCELFLPLSSTVEHDSVVYSHYGASPITMGAINKSITVGEGKGDAEIMYEIGRRCMPVNFERFKNFYEFLEYYRLNGKTTFEELREEVVHQKTETLSYRKYETGKLRPDGMPGFNTPTGRVELYSTMFRQFGVDPLPFYEEPQLSPVSTPEKMEEYPFVLTTGARTYCYFHSEGKQIPYLREINPDPLIEINPQDALELGIADGQWVRVSNPFGSCVLKAKVTQTVYPGLVMAQHGFWFPEEDGEEPHLYDVWRSNINLLMPHFYVGELGFGAPYKCLICKVEPIEESYDTDMQAIWNRYSQLVVPE, encoded by the coding sequence ATGAAACTGTTTAAAGGTCAGGGCACGGCCGACCTCGGCAAGCCGTGGCGCTTCGAGGAGGACGGCCTCACCGTCACCCGCGGTTGTGCGTGGTCTCCTCCGGGATGTCACCCCGTCGGCTGCGGAATCAAGACTTACGTGAACTCAAACGGCGAGCTCGTACGCATCGAAGGTGACGAGAACCACCCGGTCACAGGCGGTCGTCTGTGTGTGCGCTGCCTGACCATGCGCGACTACGTCTACAATCCCGACCGCGTGCTCTACCCGATGAAGCGCGCCCGCGAGGACCGCGGCAAGAACAAGTGGGAGCGCATCACCTGGGATGAAGCCTTCGACACGATTGCCGAGAAGGTCGCTTACTACAAGGAAAACTACGGGGCTGAGTCCATCCTCATGCAAGGCGGCACGGGCCGCGAGGGTGGCCCCATGCTTCCCGCGTACGCTCAAGCTGCACTCGGCACGCCGAACGCCTCGCAGCCCCTGAGCGGATACTCATGTTACATCCCGCGCGTTGCGGGCACGACCTACGTTACCGGCGTGGCATACCCCGAGATGGACTACGCCGGTGGCCTGCCCGGCCGTTACGATGATCCGGCCTTCACGCTGCCGAAGCTCATCGTGTTCTGGGGCAAGGATCCGCTGCCCACTAACGGCGACGGGCTCTTCGGCCACGCCGCCATCGACATGATGCGCCGCGGCTCCAAGCTCATGAGCATCGACCCACGCGTCAACTGGGTCTCGACAAGAGCGGATTGGCACCTGCGCCTGCGCCCCGGCACCGACGCCGCCCTCGGCATGGCCATGCTCAACGTCATCATCTCCGAGGACCTCTACGACCACGACTTCGTCGAGAAGTGGTGCTACGGCTTCGAACAGCTCGCCGAGCGCGTCAAGGAGATGCCCGTCGAGAGGGCGGCGGAGATCACCGGTGTCGATGCTGGCCTCATCGCCGAGGCCGCTCGCGTCTACGCCGCGGCCAAGCCCGCGCAGATCGCCTGGGGCCTTGCCATCGATATGAAGTCAAACGGCATGCAGGCGGGCCATTGCATACTCGCCCTCGAGGCCATTACCGGAAACATCGACGTGCCCGGCGGCCAGCTCGTCGGCGACGTCAACGACGGCCTCGAGCTCGGCTTCGGCTGGAACGAGCTCGGCCTCGAGCTCCAGGGCAAGATCTTGGGCCTCAAGCGCTATCCGGCGATGGTGAGCTTCGTCCTCAACGCGCACTGCGACATGGTGCTCGACACGCTCGAGACGGGCGAGCCCTACCAGTTCAAGATGGCGGGCTTCGAGGACTGCAACGGCCTGGCTGGCACGGATTGCGCTCAGCCCCAGCGCTGGCATGATGCGTACCAGAACCTCGAGTGGTGCTTCGGCATCGACGTGTGGCTCACGCCGACGATCCAGGCGACTTGCGAGCTGTTTCTGCCGCTGTCCTCGACCGTCGAGCACGACAGCGTGGTCTACAGCCATTACGGCGCATCTCCCATCACGATGGGCGCCATCAACAAGTCCATCACGGTGGGCGAGGGCAAGGGCGATGCCGAGATCATGTACGAGATAGGTCGTCGCTGCATGCCCGTCAACTTCGAGCGCTTCAAGAACTTCTACGAGTTCCTCGAGTATTACCGTCTCAACGGCAAGACGACGTTCGAGGAGCTGCGCGAGGAGGTCGTACACCAGAAGACCGAGACGCTGTCCTATCGCAAGTACGAGACGGGCAAGCTGCGCCCCGACGGCATGCCCGGCTTCAACACGCCGACCGGGCGCGTCGAGCTCTACTCGACGATGTTCAGGCAGTTTGGGGTCGATCCGCTGCCCTTCTACGAGGAGCCGCAGCTTTCGCCGGTCTCCACTCCGGAGAAGATGGAGGAGTACCCCTTCGTCCTTACCACGGGCGCTCGTACGTATTGCTACTTCCATTCCGAGGGCAAGCAGATTCCGTACCTGCGTGAGATCAACCCCGATCCGCTCATCGAGATCAATCCGCAAGATGCCCTCGAGCTTGGAATCGCAGACGGCCAGTGGGTGCGCGTGAGCAATCCCTTTGGCTCGTGCGTGCTCAAGGCCAAGGTCACTCAGACGGTGTATCCGGGTCTCGTCATGGCGCAACACGGCTTCTGGTTCCCCGAGGAGGATGGCGAGGAGCCGCATCTCTACGACGTGTGGCGCTCCAACATCAACTTGCTCATGCCTCACTTCTACGTGGGCGAGCTCGGTTTTGGTGCGCCGTATAAGTGCCTGATCTGCAAGGTCGAGCCCATCGAGGAAAGCTACGACACCGACATGCAGGCTATCTGGAATCGCTATAGCCAGCTCGTCGTGCCGGAATAG
- a CDS encoding peptidylprolyl isomerase: MEENRVGKVAYIRYEGGILGERHVDKHLDEPLAVRIGAGRVVKGIDDALRTMEVGESATLIIPPEEGYGDADPKQIKWYPRSIIPHGYEIKKDTMIMWESADGLAKRPAMVVDATEDTVKIDMNHPYAGKTLEYWVELVDLQ, from the coding sequence ATGGAAGAGAACCGAGTCGGCAAGGTTGCCTACATTCGTTATGAGGGGGGCATCCTCGGCGAACGCCACGTCGACAAGCACCTGGATGAGCCGCTTGCCGTGCGCATTGGTGCGGGCCGCGTGGTCAAGGGCATCGATGACGCCCTTCGCACGATGGAAGTCGGCGAGAGCGCCACTCTCATCATCCCTCCCGAAGAAGGCTATGGAGATGCTGACCCCAAGCAAATCAAGTGGTATCCCCGCTCAATCATTCCGCATGGGTACGAAATCAAGAAAGACACGATGATCATGTGGGAGAGCGCCGATGGACTGGCCAAGCGCCCCGCCATGGTGGTGGACGCGACCGAGGACACGGTGAAGATTGACATGAACCATCCCTACGCGGGCAAGACGCTCGAGTATTGGGTTGAGCTTGTCGACCTTCAATAG
- a CDS encoding oxidoreductase, giving the protein MATYGLLIDYEYCTNCGSCQVSCKEEHGYPVGKTGIAVHADGPWYIDDDNINFNYFPLPTDLCDLCKDRTERGREPICVHHCLANILYYGTVEELSKKLEEKPKQMLIVPQFMPREAKGEFVHQENATDAHKAAAMEVTGTGASTFGAHRADAKVGEYEEDAV; this is encoded by the coding sequence ATGGCAACCTACGGACTTCTTATTGATTACGAGTACTGCACGAATTGCGGTTCGTGCCAGGTCTCCTGCAAGGAAGAGCATGGCTACCCGGTAGGCAAGACGGGCATTGCCGTTCATGCCGATGGCCCGTGGTACATCGATGATGACAACATCAACTTCAACTACTTCCCCCTGCCGACGGATCTGTGCGACCTGTGCAAGGATCGCACCGAGCGTGGCCGTGAGCCCATCTGCGTGCATCACTGCCTCGCCAACATCCTCTATTACGGCACAGTCGAGGAGCTGTCGAAGAAGCTTGAGGAAAAGCCCAAGCAGATGCTCATCGTTCCGCAGTTCATGCCGCGCGAGGCCAAGGGCGAGTTCGTCCATCAGGAGAACGCGACCGATGCGCACAAGGCAGCGGCCATGGAGGTCACCGGCACTGGTGCTTCGACCTTCGGTGCCCACCGCGCAGACGCCAAGGTTGGCGAGTACGAGGAGGACGCCGTCTAG
- a CDS encoding dehydrogenase — translation MELSDYKAAPVVKLDSLADVNDIGKPWRYEDGDYTVTRTCPWSPPGCHPVGCGLKLYVNEDGRLEHVEGDENHPVTQGRLCPRCITLKDYVYSPARILTPMKRDRSQRGNADAWEECSWDEAFAIIKENYERIVDQYGPESIIGMSGTGREGGTMSLYPTMVFGTPNYCYMQSGYACYTPRLAAAAYITGSTYSEWDYAGALPDRWDDERYTLTEVLVMWGKAPLESNPDGFFGHAVVDAMRRGTRLIQIDPRVNWLSARADIFIQLRAGTDTALAMAMLDIIIKEDLYDHEFVEYWCYGFEQLAERVATMPPEKAAEICQVPVEKIYAAARMYAKAKPAAIMWGLAVDQKTDGMQNSQCIIALQAITGNFDRPGGQLVPGADAGHNELGFGYKECIPDELFQKMIGMDQYPAYCNMILNSQVDLMLEALETDKPYPIRMGFYMASNPLSNTSMEPKRWHDALCKSLEFCIGIDLFMNASIQATCDIFLPIATIAEREGTVFTHYAPCTVTAGFMHKAVDCGGLPSDMELAYRLGKYLHPERFSKWANEHELVEAFRLGVENHGETFDEVSKCVVAQVPIEYYKYEKGLLRQDGQVGFATPTGRVELWSTAYNQFGEDPLPYYIEPEFSPVSKPELKDEYPLILTTGARTTAFFHSENRQIPYTRELNPDPLLEINPKTAQEKGIADGQWVRVWNMFGEALMKAKVSEAVDEKTVHGQHGWWFPEEEGSEPNLYGTFRSQINNLCPNGRMGKLGFGAPNKCLICNVEPVSESYDTDMNLIWEKFGKLV, via the coding sequence ATGGAGTTAAGTGATTACAAGGCCGCTCCAGTAGTGAAGCTGGATTCTCTTGCCGACGTCAATGACATCGGCAAGCCCTGGCGCTACGAGGACGGCGACTACACCGTGACTCGTACCTGCCCGTGGTCGCCTCCGGGATGCCATCCGGTAGGCTGCGGTCTCAAGCTCTACGTCAACGAGGACGGCAGGCTCGAGCACGTCGAGGGCGACGAGAACCATCCCGTCACCCAGGGTCGTCTGTGCCCGAGGTGCATCACGCTGAAGGATTACGTCTACAGCCCTGCCCGCATCCTCACCCCGATGAAGCGTGACCGCTCCCAGCGCGGCAACGCGGATGCCTGGGAGGAGTGCTCCTGGGACGAGGCGTTCGCCATCATCAAGGAGAACTACGAGCGCATCGTCGACCAGTACGGTCCCGAGTCCATCATCGGCATGTCCGGTACCGGCCGCGAGGGCGGCACCATGTCGCTGTATCCCACCATGGTGTTCGGCACTCCCAACTACTGCTACATGCAGTCCGGTTACGCTTGTTACACCCCGCGTCTTGCGGCGGCGGCCTACATCACCGGTTCCACCTACTCCGAGTGGGACTACGCCGGCGCCCTGCCCGATCGCTGGGATGACGAGCGCTACACCCTGACCGAGGTTCTGGTCATGTGGGGCAAGGCTCCGCTCGAGTCCAACCCCGACGGCTTCTTCGGCCATGCGGTCGTCGATGCCATGCGTCGCGGCACCCGCCTCATCCAGATCGATCCGCGCGTCAACTGGCTGTCCGCTCGCGCTGACATCTTCATCCAGCTGCGTGCCGGCACGGACACGGCCCTGGCCATGGCCATGCTCGACATCATCATCAAGGAAGACCTCTACGATCACGAGTTCGTCGAGTACTGGTGCTACGGCTTCGAGCAGCTCGCCGAGCGCGTCGCCACGATGCCTCCCGAGAAGGCCGCCGAGATCTGCCAGGTTCCCGTCGAGAAGATCTACGCAGCCGCGCGCATGTACGCGAAGGCCAAGCCGGCCGCCATCATGTGGGGCCTCGCCGTCGACCAGAAGACCGACGGTATGCAGAACAGCCAGTGCATCATCGCGCTGCAGGCCATCACCGGCAACTTCGACCGCCCGGGCGGCCAGCTCGTCCCCGGTGCCGATGCCGGCCACAACGAGCTCGGCTTCGGCTACAAGGAATGCATCCCCGACGAGCTCTTCCAGAAGATGATCGGCATGGACCAGTACCCCGCGTACTGCAACATGATCCTCAACTCGCAGGTCGACCTCATGCTCGAGGCACTCGAGACCGACAAGCCGTATCCCATCCGCATGGGCTTCTACATGGCTTCCAACCCGCTGTCGAATACCTCGATGGAGCCCAAGCGCTGGCATGACGCCCTGTGCAAGTCCCTCGAGTTCTGCATCGGCATCGACCTGTTCATGAACGCCTCCATCCAGGCGACTTGCGACATCTTCCTGCCCATCGCCACCATCGCCGAGCGCGAGGGTACCGTCTTCACGCACTATGCGCCCTGCACGGTTACCGCTGGCTTCATGCACAAGGCCGTCGACTGCGGTGGCCTGCCCTCCGACATGGAACTCGCCTATCGTCTGGGCAAGTACCTGCATCCGGAGCGCTTCTCCAAGTGGGCCAACGAGCACGAGCTCGTCGAGGCCTTCCGTCTGGGTGTCGAGAACCATGGCGAGACCTTCGACGAGGTTTCCAAGTGCGTCGTCGCCCAGGTGCCCATCGAGTACTACAAGTACGAGAAGGGCCTGCTGCGCCAGGACGGCCAGGTTGGCTTTGCCACCCCGACTGGTCGCGTCGAGCTGTGGTCGACCGCGTACAACCAGTTTGGCGAGGATCCGCTGCCGTACTACATCGAGCCGGAGTTCAGCCCGGTCAGCAAGCCGGAGCTTAAGGACGAGTATCCCCTCATCCTCACGACCGGCGCGCGCACCACGGCGTTCTTCCACTCCGAGAATCGCCAGATTCCCTACACGCGCGAGCTCAATCCCGATCCGCTGCTCGAGATCAATCCCAAGACGGCGCAGGAGAAGGGCATCGCCGATGGCCAGTGGGTGCGCGTCTGGAACATGTTTGGCGAGGCTCTCATGAAGGCCAAGGTTTCCGAGGCCGTGGACGAGAAGACCGTGCATGGACAGCACGGCTGGTGGTTCCCCGAGGAGGAAGGCAGCGAGCCGAACCTCTACGGCACCTTCCGCTCGCAGATCAACAACCTGTGCCCCAACGGCCGCATGGGCAAGCTGGGATTCGGCGCTCCCAACAAGTGCCTGATCTGTAATGTCGAGCCCGTGAGCGAGTCGTATGACACCGACATGAATCTCATCTGGGAAAAATTCGGAAAGCTGGTGTAA
- a CDS encoding oxidoreductase has product MTAYGLLIDYEFCTGCQSCEVACKEIHNIPVGQWGIRVLDDGPWECSDGKFNWNKIPTPTRLCDLCVERTDKGQQPFCVHHCLAGVMQWGTVEDLAKELEEKPNQVLFVPKPYQY; this is encoded by the coding sequence ATGACGGCCTACGGTCTGCTTATCGATTACGAGTTCTGCACGGGCTGCCAGTCTTGCGAGGTCGCGTGCAAGGAGATTCACAACATCCCCGTGGGGCAGTGGGGCATTCGCGTTCTCGATGATGGCCCCTGGGAGTGCTCGGATGGCAAGTTCAACTGGAACAAGATTCCGACCCCGACCCGCCTGTGCGACCTCTGCGTCGAGCGCACGGACAAGGGCCAGCAGCCCTTCTGCGTGCATCACTGCCTCGCAGGTGTCATGCAGTGGGGCACGGTCGAGGATCTGGCCAAGGAGCTCGAGGAGAAGCCCAACCAGGTGCTCTTCGTGCCCAAGCCCTACCAGTACTAG
- a CDS encoding dehydrogenase — MKIFKGQGTADLGKPWRFEEDGLTVTRGCAWSPPGCHPTGCGIKTYVNSNGELVRVEGDENHPITNGRLCVRCLTIRDYVYNPDRVLYPMKRAREDRGKNKWERITWDEAYDTIAEKVKYFKDKYGAESILVMGGTGREGGPMLPAYAHACLGTPNACYTQSGYSCYIPRVAGTTYVMGATYPEMDYAGGLLGRYDDPMFKLPELIVFWGKEPLPSNGDGLFGHAAIDMMRRGSKLMSIDPRVNWVSTRADWHLRLRPGTDAALGMAMLNVIIEEDLYDHDFVEKWCYGFEQLAERVKEMPAEKAAEICGLDANQIREAARVYAAAKPAQIAWGLAIDQKSNGVQAGHCIMALEAITGNIDVPGGQLIGDVNDGLELGFGWNNLGPELQSKILGIKEYPAYVGLVLNAQCDMVLDALEAGDDAKYYPFKMGVFEDTNFLAGTCAAQPKRWHDAMVKNLEWCFGIDVWMTPTIQATCEIFLPLSSTVEHDTVVYTHYGASPIMAGAVNKSITVGDCKGDCEIFYELGLRCMPINFEKYKDYYDFLADYRLAYKKSFEQLREEVVHQKTEMCGYYKYESGRLRPDGMPGFNTPTGRVELYSTMFRQFGEDPLPYYEEPQLSPVSTPEKMEEYPFVLTTGARTYCYFHSEGKQIPYLREMNPDPLIEINPEDALKYGIADGQWVEVASPFGKCVLKAKVSQIVKPGVVHAQHGFWFPEKDPEEPSLYEVWRSNINELIPHFMVGKLGFGAPFKCLICSVKPVSENYDTDMMEVWDHFGKLVI; from the coding sequence ATGAAGATTTTCAAAGGTCAGGGCACTGCCGATCTTGGCAAGCCATGGCGCTTCGAAGAAGACGGCCTCACCGTCACCCGCGGTTGCGCTTGGTCTCCTCCGGGATGCCATCCGACCGGATGCGGCATCAAGACCTACGTGAACTCCAATGGTGAGCTCGTGCGCGTCGAGGGCGATGAGAACCACCCCATCACCAACGGCCGTCTCTGTGTCCGCTGCCTGACCATCCGCGACTACGTCTACAATCCGGATCGCGTCCTGTACCCCATGAAGCGCGCCCGCGAGGACCGCGGCAAGAACAAGTGGGAGCGCATCACCTGGGACGAGGCATATGACACCATCGCCGAGAAGGTGAAGTACTTCAAGGACAAGTATGGTGCCGAGTCCATCCTGGTCATGGGTGGTACCGGTCGCGAGGGTGGCCCCATGCTTCCCGCGTATGCGCATGCATGCCTGGGTACTCCCAACGCCTGCTACACGCAGTCCGGCTATTCCTGCTACATCCCGCGTGTCGCGGGCACGACCTACGTCATGGGCGCGACCTATCCCGAAATGGACTACGCCGGTGGTCTGCTCGGCCGCTATGACGATCCGATGTTCAAGCTTCCCGAGCTCATCGTGTTCTGGGGCAAGGAGCCCCTTCCGTCCAACGGTGACGGCCTCTTCGGCCACGCCGCCATCGACATGATGCGCCGCGGCTCCAAGCTCATGAGCATCGACCCACGCGTCAACTGGGTCTCCACGCGTGCCGACTGGCACCTGCGCCTGCGTCCCGGCACCGACGCCGCCCTCGGCATGGCCATGCTCAACGTCATCATCGAGGAGGACCTCTACGACCACGACTTCGTCGAGAAGTGGTGCTACGGCTTCGAGCAGCTCGCCGAGCGCGTCAAGGAGATGCCCGCCGAGAAGGCAGCTGAGATCTGCGGTCTCGATGCGAACCAGATTCGCGAGGCCGCCCGCGTCTACGCCGCGGCCAAGCCCGCGCAGATCGCCTGGGGCCTGGCCATCGACCAGAAGTCCAACGGCGTTCAGGCCGGTCACTGCATCATGGCTCTCGAGGCCATCACCGGAAACATCGACGTGCCCGGTGGCCAGCTCATCGGCGACGTCAACGACGGCCTCGAGCTCGGCTTCGGCTGGAACAACCTCGGTCCCGAGCTCCAGAGCAAGATTCTCGGTATCAAGGAGTATCCGGCATATGTCGGCCTCGTCCTCAACGCGCAGTGCGACATGGTGCTTGATGCGCTCGAGGCGGGCGACGATGCCAAGTACTACCCGTTCAAGATGGGCGTCTTCGAGGACACGAACTTCCTTGCCGGCACTTGCGCCGCCCAGCCCAAGCGTTGGCATGATGCGATGGTCAAGAACCTCGAGTGGTGCTTCGGCATCGACGTGTGGATGACCCCGACGATCCAGGCAACCTGCGAGATCTTCCTCCCGCTGTCCTCGACCGTCGAGCATGACACCGTCGTGTACACGCACTATGGCGCATCGCCGATCATGGCCGGTGCCGTCAACAAGTCCATCACGGTGGGCGACTGCAAGGGCGACTGCGAGATCTTCTACGAGCTCGGCCTGCGCTGCATGCCCATCAACTTCGAGAAGTACAAGGACTACTACGACTTCCTGGCTGACTACCGTCTCGCGTACAAGAAGTCCTTCGAGCAGCTGCGCGAGGAGGTCGTCCACCAGAAGACCGAGATGTGCGGCTACTACAAGTACGAGTCCGGTCGCCTGCGTCCCGATGGTATGCCCGGCTTCAACACGCCGACCGGCCGCGTCGAGCTCTACTCGACGATGTTCAGGCAGTTCGGCGAGGATCCGCTGCCGTATTACGAGGAGCCGCAGCTCTCGCCTGTGTCCACGCCCGAGAAGATGGAGGAGTATCCCTTCGTCCTCACGACGGGCGCTCGCACGTACTGCTACTTCCATTCCGAGGGCAAGCAGATTCCGTACCTGCGCGAGATGAATCCCGATCCGCTGATCGAGATCAACCCCGAGGATGCGCTCAAGTACGGCATCGCCGACGGCCAGTGGGTCGAGGTTGCCAGCCCGTTTGGCAAGTGCGTCCTGAAGGCGAAGGTCTCCCAGATCGTGAAGCCTGGCGTCGTGCATGCGCAGCATGGCTTCTGGTTCCCGGAGAAGGATCCCGAGGAGCCCAGCCTGTACGAGGTGTGGCGTTCCAACATCAACGAGCTCATCCCTCACTTCATGGTTGGCAAGCTCGGATTCGGCGCGCCGTTCAAGTGCCTCATCTGCAGCGTGAAGCCGGTGTCGGAGAACTACGACACCGACATGATGGAGGTTTGGGACCACTTCGGAAAGTTGGTGATCTAG